The window AGCGATGATCCAAACCGGACTTCAATGGGTTTTCGCTAATGTGCCGCCGGTATCGCAAGGGATCGGCAGGAACGGACATGAGCAGGGATCCGGCACCCGGCAAGGGCGTGGGCAAGGGGGCGGGAGCGAAGCCCCGCCATGGCTTTTTCAGCGACAAACGCGGCAGCACGGCGATGGAGTTCGCAATGCTGGCCATTCCGTTTGCGCTGCTCGTTTTCGCCATCCTCGAAAGCTGCATCTCATTCGCCGGCCAGGAGGTGATGGCCAACATTACCGACGATGTCGCGCGCCAGTTGCGGACCGGGCAGCTGAAGAAGGCAACCGTGACCGAGGCCTCGATCAAGCAGCTGATCTGCAGCAGGCTGGAGATCATGGTTGCCAAGAATTGCCCGGGATTGCTGGTGGACCTGCACGAATATGCGACCTTCGCCGACGCCGCCACGGCGGGCTTCAAGATCGTGAACGGCGACATTGTGCTGACGCAAGGCACAAACCCGACGGCCTTCGGCGTATCGCCGGGGTTGGCGGAATCAAAGAATATGCTGCGGGTTTTCTATAAATGGCCCGTAATGACGGATTTCATGGCCAAGCAGATGGCCAACCTCAAGGACGGCAACACGCTGCATTTTGCCTCCGTGACCTGGCAGAACGAACCGTTCGACGACTGAGACTGCGGCGTGGGGGATAAGAATATGTACCGTGCGGGGGCACAGCGGGGGATTTC is drawn from Mesorhizobium sp. B1-1-8 and contains these coding sequences:
- a CDS encoding TadE/TadG family type IV pilus assembly protein, which produces MSRDPAPGKGVGKGAGAKPRHGFFSDKRGSTAMEFAMLAIPFALLVFAILESCISFAGQEVMANITDDVARQLRTGQLKKATVTEASIKQLICSRLEIMVAKNCPGLLVDLHEYATFADAATAGFKIVNGDIVLTQGTNPTAFGVSPGLAESKNMLRVFYKWPVMTDFMAKQMANLKDGNTLHFASVTWQNEPFDD